One window of Populus nigra chromosome 5, ddPopNigr1.1, whole genome shotgun sequence genomic DNA carries:
- the LOC133694747 gene encoding uncharacterized protein LOC133694747, producing MAPPKYLICFSLRQVPLLYLVLFLFTSLLLCASSDSDQQQQLQTDRFLVRRRMLEVETYDDQVPKKKNTNLSSKNQTKLTSPSLSTKNQTKPIKTGSLSTKNQTKITKSTNSTKATLADSQSKNQLKKLNTTSQLKKLNSTSQLKKLNSTSKTFNSTKSIAGSTKKTPDLLKLGSSTDKTTKPTSTKQTQSLVDKKVGNQESQKQNKNQKQTNEKKTTQSKKQPSWIGQDDEDDLVAEFRDLPSKFHQTLIPDLERISITSKKYLTKANNDLTRGFKPIVGNKYAPTIASIVSFAFILIPLLLVSLIFNHIKAYFSIQKILIFIQVYLSIYFTILCLSSLVTGLEPLKFFYATSQSTYVCLMVLQTLGYALYLLLLLMYLILVFSTECGLSSKFLGLGQTLVGYAVGLHYYVAVFHRVVLHQPPKTNWKVHGIYATCFLVICLFANAERRKKAYLEEGGEEGKKN from the coding sequence ATGGCTCCACCCAAGTACTTGATCTGTTTCAGTCTCAGACAGGTACCTCTGCTTTAtcttgttttgttcttgtttacTTCTCTTCTCCTCTGTGCCTCCTCAGACAGTGATCAACAGCAGCAGCTTCAAACCGATCGATTTCTTGTTAGAAGAAGAATGTTGGAAGTGGAAACATATGACGACCAAgtacccaagaaaaaaaacaccaatttaTCCTCCAAGAATCAAACCAAGCTCACCAGCCCTAGCCTATCtacaaaaaaccaaaccaagccCATCAAGACTGGCAGCCTATCCACCAAGAACCAAACCAAGATTACAAAATCTACGAACTCAACAAAAGCAACACTCGCCGATTCCCAATCCAAGAATCAGCTTAAGAAGCTCAATACCACTTCTCAGCTCAAAAAGCTAAACTCCACTTCGCAGCTCAAGAAACTCAATTCCACCTCGAAAACCTTCAACTCCACCAAATCCATTGCTGGTTCCACCAAGAAAACACCAGATCTACTCAAACTAGGCTCATCCACCGACAAAACAACTAAACCCACTTCCACAAAGCAAACACAATCCCTCGTAGACAAGAAAGTCGGTAACCAAGAatctcaaaaacaaaacaaaaaccaaaaacaaaccaaTGAAAAAAAGACCACCCaatctaaaaaacaaccaaGCTGGATTGGacaagatgatgaagatgatttgGTTGCTGAATTCAGAGATCTTCCATCAAAGTTTCATCAAACTCTCATACCAGACCTTGAGAGAATCTCAATAACTTCCAAGAAGTATCTTACAAAAGCCAACAATGATTTGACCAGAGGGTTCAAGCCGATTGTTGGAAACAAGTATGCACCTACCATTGCCTCTATAGTCTCTTTTGCATTCATTCTAATACCTCTACTTCTGGTTTCTCTTATCTTTAACCACATCAAAGCTTATTTCTCTATACAAAAGATCTTGATTTTCATCCAAGTTTATCTCTCAATCTACTTCACCATTCTATGCCTCTCTTCATTAGTTACTGGGCTTGAGCCCTTGAAGTTCTTCTATGCTACTTCACAGTCCACTTACGTTTGCTTAATGGTTCTTCAAACCCTTGGCTATGCACTGTACTTGTTGTTGCTATTGATGTATTTGATCCTGGTCTTTTCCACGGAGTGTGGGTTGAGCTCAAAGTTTCTGGGCCTGGGTCAGACCCTGGTGGGCTACGCAGTTGGGCTGCATTACTACGTGGCAGTGTTTCATAGGGTTGTCTTGCACCAACCACCCAAGACTAATTGGAAGGTTCATGGGATTTATGCCACGTGTTTCCTCGTGATTTGTCTGTTTGCTAACGCTGAGAGGAGAAAGAAGGCTTACTTGGAAGAGGGTGGTGAAGAGGGTAAGAAGAACTAG